In one window of Opitutus sp. GAS368 DNA:
- a CDS encoding MFS transporter, giving the protein MSTPTTLPTAPKHEMAPEDRVPLRQKFAYSLGACHDVWGHWLYPNLVNTVFVIYLGVSPVLVGLAMMLNRLFDAVSDPIFGRISDNTRTRYGRRRPFILVGGVLAGLGMPMLFFVGRGWSDQAYFWFIIVSSAVFIPVMSSFNMAYQSLGAEMTPDYNERTNLYSFRFAFQKIPEFMIYGAPWFTTLVVWVGATHADLGGRLGRLLTTGAAWHNAAADQRPNVVLGAQVCFAVLGLVMIFTAIISFLLLRERYYDKVVERNQGKISLKEALVETFKCRPFRMLLLMVVSFAAGQSMVGGLAYYTAIYHVCGGDLARGNGWWTIMGVTNSLMAVVGLLICGAISKRLGKRHTIIGALFFSVAMYVATWWLFSPRFPWLMPIIWGLVGGAGATGIWMLFSSMQADVMDFDELATGKRREGAFGACSSWLIKAGLALGTGGTNMLLPLTGFDAKLAGAQSEHTVTLIRLMLMAVPVVGLLLAIVFIVRYPLSHLRMIEIREQLEARRGKV; this is encoded by the coding sequence ATGTCTACCCCTACCACCCTGCCGACTGCGCCTAAACACGAGATGGCTCCCGAGGACCGCGTGCCATTGCGGCAGAAATTTGCTTACAGCTTGGGGGCTTGCCACGACGTCTGGGGGCATTGGTTGTATCCCAATCTCGTAAATACGGTCTTCGTCATTTATCTAGGTGTCTCCCCCGTGCTCGTTGGGCTGGCGATGATGTTGAATCGGCTTTTCGACGCCGTTTCGGATCCGATCTTTGGGCGAATCTCAGACAACACCCGGACGCGTTACGGCCGGCGTCGTCCCTTCATTCTGGTCGGAGGTGTTCTTGCCGGGCTGGGCATGCCGATGCTGTTCTTCGTTGGCAGGGGTTGGAGCGATCAGGCCTATTTCTGGTTCATCATCGTATCCTCGGCGGTGTTCATCCCGGTAATGAGTTCGTTCAACATGGCCTACCAGAGTCTGGGGGCGGAGATGACGCCCGACTACAATGAGCGCACCAACCTATATTCGTTCCGGTTTGCATTCCAGAAGATCCCAGAGTTCATGATCTACGGCGCGCCTTGGTTTACGACGCTGGTTGTCTGGGTGGGTGCGACGCATGCTGATCTGGGAGGGCGCTTGGGGCGTCTGCTGACCACGGGCGCCGCTTGGCACAACGCCGCGGCGGACCAGCGGCCCAACGTCGTGTTAGGGGCTCAGGTCTGTTTTGCAGTCCTTGGCCTGGTCATGATCTTCACCGCGATCATTTCTTTCCTGCTGCTGCGCGAGCGCTACTATGACAAGGTGGTGGAACGGAACCAGGGGAAGATCTCTCTAAAGGAGGCGCTGGTGGAGACGTTCAAGTGCCGACCGTTCAGGATGCTTCTGCTTATGGTCGTTTCGTTCGCCGCAGGTCAGAGCATGGTGGGAGGATTGGCCTACTACACCGCGATCTACCATGTATGTGGTGGCGATCTGGCCCGCGGCAACGGCTGGTGGACGATCATGGGGGTCACGAATTCGCTGATGGCGGTGGTCGGCCTGCTGATCTGTGGCGCGATCTCAAAACGGTTAGGTAAACGTCACACTATCATAGGAGCGCTGTTCTTTTCGGTCGCGATGTATGTCGCCACCTGGTGGCTGTTCAGTCCGCGCTTTCCGTGGCTCATGCCCATCATCTGGGGGTTGGTGGGCGGCGCGGGCGCCACCGGTATCTGGATGCTGTTCAGTTCAATGCAGGCGGACGTCATGGATTTCGACGAGTTGGCCACCGGCAAACGGCGAGAAGGTGCGTTCGGGGCGTGCTCCTCGTGGCTGATCAAGGCCGGTCTGGCGCTTGGCACGGGTGGCACGAACATGCTCCTCCCGCTGACAGGCTTCGACGCCAAGCTCGCCGGAGCGCAGTCGGAACACACGGTCACGCTGATCCGTTTGATGCTGATGGCTGTTCCTGTTGTCGGTCTCCTGCTGGCCATCGTTTTCATTGTCCGCTATCCGCTCAGCCATCTCAGGATGATCGAAATTCGCGAGCAACTGGAAGCCAGGCGCGGAAAAGTGTGA
- a CDS encoding glycoside hydrolase family 3 N-terminal domain-containing protein — MTSKAQRKIETASSCFIQLVLASVAGWVAFCPTGAAGGEVTASAELVANMALEEKIAQIHSVVGNTSGLYPIRVFSDEVAEPVLGNGAGWVWRVTTYLDAEAAAKSANTLQRKLKNETRSGIPALVVEEGLHGLMAKGATSFPQAIALASSWDPELLERVFTAVALEARARGANWLLTPVLDVARDPRWGRTEETYGEDPYLVSRMGVAAIFGLQGRGPGIGKDHVLATAKHFAAHGQPEGGTNRGPGNYSERILREQFFPPFEAAVREAHVGAVMASYNEIDGVPSHANRKLLQGLLRDEWGFTGLICADDNGVAQLETLHHVAADPVDAARQAFQAGVDLELSDDHGTFGSLAEQVSSGAVSPQRIDEAVTRILKAKQALGLFAQPLVDPARAKAVTNAPEHRRLALEAARKSIVLLKNAGGLLPLNLGKIRTVAVLGPNAAAVHVGGYSYAPAEGVSVLEGIRRKVGGQAAVRYAEGCRITDAVQGWEAWWTDEASKPPVATEETARIAEAVEQARGADVAVIVIGENEGVCREAWSQQHLGDRDSLALLGRQEELVKAVAATGVPTVVILINGRPLAAGGMVEAAAGVLEGFYLGQETGTAVADVLFGDFNPGGKLPITFPKNVGQLPAYYYHKPSVDRDYLYSPREPLFPFGFGLSYTTFEFGLPRISPAQIPRDGTATVTVEIRNSGDRIGDEVVQLYVHQRVASVTRPVRQLRGFRRITLAPGERREVQFQLGRAELAFYNRAMALGMEPGFVDIHLGNGSGIERQAVLEVVQ, encoded by the coding sequence ATGACAAGCAAGGCCCAGCGAAAAATCGAAACTGCTTCCTCTTGTTTCATTCAATTGGTCTTGGCGTCCGTCGCCGGTTGGGTCGCGTTTTGCCCCACCGGCGCTGCCGGTGGTGAAGTGACTGCTTCCGCCGAGTTGGTGGCGAACATGGCCCTGGAGGAAAAGATCGCGCAGATTCACTCCGTAGTTGGCAATACTTCGGGCTTGTATCCGATCAGAGTGTTTTCAGATGAGGTGGCCGAACCGGTTCTCGGTAACGGGGCGGGGTGGGTGTGGCGAGTCACGACCTACCTTGACGCTGAAGCGGCGGCGAAATCAGCGAATACCTTGCAACGGAAACTCAAAAACGAGACCCGCTCAGGCATCCCCGCGCTTGTGGTCGAAGAAGGGTTGCACGGACTCATGGCCAAAGGTGCGACTTCGTTTCCCCAAGCCATCGCCTTGGCGAGTTCTTGGGATCCCGAGTTGTTGGAAAGAGTATTCACTGCGGTTGCCTTGGAGGCGCGGGCTCGCGGCGCCAATTGGCTGCTTACGCCGGTTTTGGACGTGGCTCGTGATCCCCGATGGGGCCGGACCGAGGAAACCTACGGGGAAGATCCTTACCTGGTCTCGCGCATGGGAGTGGCGGCGATATTTGGCCTGCAAGGGCGTGGGCCAGGCATCGGCAAGGATCACGTCCTTGCCACCGCGAAACATTTTGCGGCGCACGGCCAGCCGGAGGGCGGGACAAACCGTGGGCCTGGAAATTATTCGGAGCGGATCCTCCGGGAGCAATTTTTCCCACCTTTTGAAGCGGCGGTGCGGGAAGCGCACGTTGGCGCGGTCATGGCATCATACAATGAGATCGATGGCGTTCCTTCGCATGCCAATCGAAAACTGCTGCAGGGGCTTTTGCGCGACGAGTGGGGGTTCACCGGCTTGATCTGCGCAGATGACAATGGTGTCGCGCAGCTGGAGACTTTGCACCATGTGGCCGCCGATCCGGTTGATGCCGCCCGGCAGGCCTTTCAAGCCGGCGTCGACCTCGAACTCTCCGACGATCACGGGACCTTCGGTTCCCTGGCCGAACAGGTCAGCTCAGGCGCGGTTTCCCCGCAGCGGATCGATGAAGCGGTGACGCGGATCCTCAAGGCCAAGCAGGCGCTCGGCCTGTTCGCACAGCCGCTGGTCGACCCCGCCCGGGCGAAAGCGGTGACCAACGCTCCTGAGCATCGGCGCCTGGCGCTGGAGGCCGCGAGAAAGTCGATCGTGCTTTTAAAAAACGCCGGCGGGCTGCTGCCGTTGAACCTGGGGAAAATAAGGACGGTTGCCGTTCTGGGGCCGAACGCGGCCGCTGTGCATGTGGGCGGTTACAGTTATGCGCCCGCGGAGGGTGTGAGTGTGCTGGAAGGGATTCGGCGGAAAGTGGGCGGCCAGGCTGCCGTGCGTTATGCCGAGGGCTGTCGGATTACGGACGCGGTCCAGGGATGGGAGGCGTGGTGGACCGATGAAGCGAGCAAGCCGCCGGTCGCGACAGAGGAGACTGCGCGCATTGCAGAGGCGGTGGAGCAGGCGAGAGGGGCCGACGTAGCCGTGATCGTCATCGGCGAAAATGAGGGAGTGTGCCGCGAGGCTTGGAGCCAACAACACCTGGGGGACCGCGATAGCCTCGCTTTGTTGGGCCGGCAGGAGGAGCTGGTCAAGGCGGTGGCGGCCACGGGCGTGCCGACCGTGGTCATCCTGATCAATGGCCGGCCGCTGGCGGCAGGCGGGATGGTGGAGGCGGCCGCAGGAGTGCTCGAGGGATTTTATCTGGGCCAGGAAACGGGAACCGCGGTGGCCGATGTTCTCTTCGGCGATTTCAACCCCGGTGGGAAACTGCCCATCACCTTCCCGAAAAACGTCGGGCAGCTGCCAGCGTATTATTACCACAAACCCAGTGTGGATCGCGACTACCTCTATTCACCGCGGGAGCCGCTGTTCCCGTTTGGTTTCGGACTGTCCTACACGACATTTGAATTTGGCCTCCCCCGGATCAGTCCTGCACAAATCCCCCGGGATGGAACCGCCACGGTCACGGTCGAAATAAGAAACTCCGGCGACCGGATCGGGGACGAGGTGGTGCAGCTTTACGTGCACCAACGGGTGGCCTCCGTCACCCGTCCAGTAAGGCAGCTGCGTGGGTTCAGGCGAATCACGCTGGCTCCCGGCGAACGCCGTGAGGTCCAATTCCAACTGGGTCGCGCCGAGCTCGCGTTTTATAATCGCGCCATGGCGCTGGGCATGGAGCCGGGGTTCGTGGATATCCATTTGGGCAACGGCTCTGGCATCGAGCGGCAAGCCGTCCTGGAGGTAGTGCAATGA
- a CDS encoding sodium/solute symporter (Members of the Solute:Sodium Symporter (SSS), TC 2.A.21 as described in tcdb.org, catalyze solute:Na+ symport. Known solutes for members of the family include sugars, amino acids, nucleosides, inositols, vitamins, urea or anions, depending on the system.) yields MNLSWIDITIIAIYLIGITAFGIWVGYRKGATTEQYFLAGKSLGWFTVGAAVFTSNISTLHLVGLAAGGAKEGMVIGNFEWMACFTLVLLALLFAPFYIKTGVATLPEFMERRYCPAARTFLAVIGLLGALLIHIGISLFAAAKVFESFLGVPMYGTIIVLSLFTVTYTALGGLKAVVMTENIQVGLLLGGAVLVTVLGLRALPGAGVPDIAAFKAVVFPGQLNMLQPITNADGALNGFSWLGVILGYPILGIWYWCADQTHVQRVLGSKNLLAGQNGALFAGFLKITPVFLMVFPGVIGYVLWQRGAIHLPNLPGTNSPDYNTMLPVLINHLVPVGLKGLLAACMAAALMSCMAAALNSCATLISMDIVKRHRPDTPDDRVVRIGRITTGVIMVLAMLWSTQGDQFGTIFEAINKIPMTFAPAVTTVFVLGVMWKRGTKQAAMATLYAGSLIGAVYFVSDLPGIGRMLLGADRLPVGFAGLITDHANGLGIPFMLVGPMLAAVCVLIYVVTSLLTPTMDQEEVAKVCWNRPWDFLAGRLIGPHDPRVLAVLLLAAVGFLYYQLR; encoded by the coding sequence ATGAATCTTTCCTGGATAGATATTACCATCATCGCGATCTACCTCATCGGGATCACCGCCTTTGGCATCTGGGTGGGATACCGCAAAGGGGCGACCACCGAACAATACTTTCTCGCGGGAAAATCGCTGGGTTGGTTCACCGTCGGCGCGGCGGTCTTCACTTCGAACATCTCGACTTTGCACCTAGTCGGTTTGGCCGCCGGTGGGGCGAAGGAAGGGATGGTCATCGGCAACTTCGAGTGGATGGCCTGCTTCACCCTGGTCCTGCTGGCGCTGCTTTTCGCTCCCTTCTACATCAAGACGGGGGTCGCGACCCTGCCGGAATTCATGGAGCGGAGGTATTGCCCCGCCGCCCGCACCTTTCTCGCGGTCATTGGATTGCTTGGAGCGCTGCTCATCCACATCGGGATCAGCCTGTTCGCCGCCGCGAAGGTCTTTGAAAGTTTTCTGGGCGTGCCCATGTATGGCACGATCATCGTGCTTTCCCTGTTCACCGTCACCTACACGGCCTTGGGCGGGCTCAAGGCCGTGGTCATGACCGAGAACATCCAGGTGGGATTGCTGCTGGGTGGCGCCGTGCTGGTGACGGTCCTGGGCCTGCGGGCCTTGCCGGGCGCCGGGGTGCCGGATATCGCCGCGTTCAAGGCCGTGGTTTTCCCGGGTCAGTTGAACATGTTGCAGCCGATCACGAATGCCGACGGAGCCCTCAACGGGTTTTCCTGGCTGGGGGTGATTCTCGGTTATCCCATCCTGGGGATTTGGTATTGGTGCGCTGATCAGACCCATGTGCAGCGTGTGCTCGGATCGAAAAACCTGCTGGCGGGGCAAAACGGGGCCTTGTTCGCTGGATTCCTCAAGATCACTCCGGTGTTCCTGATGGTTTTCCCCGGCGTCATCGGCTATGTCCTCTGGCAGCGCGGAGCAATCCACCTGCCCAATTTACCGGGGACGAACAGTCCCGATTACAACACCATGCTGCCGGTGCTGATCAACCACCTGGTCCCGGTCGGCTTGAAGGGCCTGCTGGCCGCCTGCATGGCGGCGGCGTTGATGAGCTGCATGGCGGCGGCGCTGAACAGTTGCGCCACGTTGATCTCCATGGACATTGTCAAACGCCACCGGCCGGACACGCCCGATGACCGCGTGGTTCGGATTGGCCGGATCACCACGGGCGTCATCATGGTTCTCGCCATGCTTTGGTCGACGCAGGGCGACCAGTTCGGAACGATCTTTGAGGCGATCAACAAAATCCCCATGACCTTCGCGCCGGCGGTCACCACGGTGTTTGTGCTCGGCGTAATGTGGAAGCGCGGGACGAAGCAGGCGGCGATGGCGACGCTCTATGCCGGATCGCTCATCGGCGCGGTCTATTTCGTGTCCGATCTGCCGGGTATCGGGAGGATGCTCCTGGGGGCGGATCGTCTGCCGGTGGGCTTTGCGGGGCTGATCACGGACCATGCCAACGGCCTGGGCATTCCCTTCATGCTGGTCGGCCCCATGCTCGCGGCGGTTTGTGTTCTCATCTATGTCGTGACGAGCCTGCTGACCCCGACGATGGATCAGGAGGAAGTGGCCAAGGTCTGTTGGAATCGTCCGTGGGATTTTCTCGCGGGGCGGCTCATCGGGCCGCACGATCCCCGGGTGCTGGCGGTTCTCCTGCTGGCCGCGGTGGGATTTCTTTACTACCAATTGCGGTAA
- a CDS encoding aldo/keto reductase, whose amino-acid sequence MKYQPLGHLGPKVSSLSFGASALGGVFRTVDEARAIEAVHAALECGINYFDVAPAYGGTRAEAVLGKALRGISRDRYFLSTKVGKYTAPGQYGSDTLDYSRTRIRASLEESAARLGTDYFDVLHLHDIEYQARQHVERALTEGLVAVRELKREGRIGAVSFGVYPLDLWRRIFTDYDVDAALVHNHYCLNDTTLLDLLPLARTRRIGIINASPFGSGLLTEAGPASWHPATAADRAVFRAAAEFCQREGYSISKLALQFSSQHPEIPTTMFSSANPDSVRRNVLWHEEPYDAGLVAQVQKILKPVRNKQWSY is encoded by the coding sequence ATGAAATACCAGCCGCTCGGCCACCTGGGGCCCAAAGTATCCTCCCTCAGTTTTGGAGCGTCCGCCTTGGGCGGCGTCTTCCGGACCGTGGATGAGGCGCGGGCCATCGAGGCGGTGCACGCCGCGCTGGAGTGCGGCATCAATTACTTCGATGTGGCACCGGCCTATGGCGGCACGCGCGCAGAAGCGGTGTTGGGGAAAGCGTTGCGGGGCATCAGTCGGGATCGCTACTTCCTTTCGACCAAGGTGGGGAAATACACCGCGCCGGGCCAGTATGGCAGCGATACGCTCGATTACTCCCGCACCCGCATTCGCGCCTCGCTGGAGGAAAGTGCCGCCAGGTTGGGAACCGATTATTTTGATGTCCTGCACCTGCATGATATCGAATACCAGGCCCGCCAGCATGTGGAACGGGCGCTGACCGAGGGACTCGTCGCCGTGCGGGAGCTGAAGCGGGAAGGACGGATCGGGGCCGTGAGCTTCGGCGTCTATCCGCTCGATTTATGGCGCCGGATTTTCACGGACTACGACGTGGACGCTGCGCTGGTGCATAATCATTACTGCCTCAATGACACGACGCTGCTGGATCTGCTGCCGCTGGCGAGAACCCGGCGCATCGGCATCATCAACGCGTCACCCTTTGGCAGCGGCTTGTTGACCGAGGCCGGTCCGGCGAGCTGGCATCCGGCGACGGCCGCGGATCGCGCGGTATTCCGAGCGGCCGCGGAGTTCTGTCAACGCGAGGGTTATTCGATCTCGAAGCTGGCATTGCAGTTTTCCAGCCAGCATCCGGAGATACCCACGACAATGTTCAGTTCCGCCAATCCGGACTCCGTGCGTCGCAATGTCCTCTGGCACGAGGAACCTTATGATGCCGGGCTTGTGGCGCAGGTGCAGAAGATTTTGAAACCCGTTCGAAACAAACAGTGGAGTTACTAA
- a CDS encoding glycoside hydrolase family 43 protein — protein sequence MANIPNPILPGFHPDPCIIWAKGYYYLATSTFEWWPGVQIHRSRDLGKWELAGYALTRRSQLDMRGNPDSGGVWAPALSYADDRFWLVYSDVKCHSGPFKDVRNYLITAERVEGPWSDPVYLNRSGFDPSLFHDTDGRKWLVSQVWRTSTTIAAFAGIALQSYSFEEKRLMGEPANIFAGTARGLTEGPHLYKRDGYYYLVTAEGGTEWNHAVSLARSRTIDGPYESSPHNPLLTSSGNPGLRLKKAGHGSLVQSPEGEWYLAHLCSRHNSRPRCILGRETAIQNIVWAKGEWPRLATGGHEPADSFQAPVDTVEQYLPAFDDHFENATLNLQWNTLREPSTSDWLSLTEKPGYLRLRGRCSLQSLFDQSLVGFRLHHPRCRVAAGFEFSPRSFQQSAGLAMYYNTSNFYYAHVTADETGKPILRILSSDNRRCSEVYSEALPPAFPGVVEIGAILDHEHLRFLMTLPGGAQRTLGPDLDATILSDDYPNEGGVGLAFTGVFAALCAQDSSAFNLPADFDWFRYRALTDARVTDSIAIESSTSA from the coding sequence ATGGCCAACATTCCAAACCCCATTCTGCCAGGATTTCATCCGGATCCATGCATCATCTGGGCAAAGGGCTACTATTATTTGGCAACTTCCACTTTTGAATGGTGGCCGGGCGTCCAGATCCATCGTTCCCGCGACCTTGGTAAGTGGGAGCTCGCCGGCTATGCACTTACCCGGCGGTCCCAATTGGACATGCGAGGAAATCCGGATTCGGGTGGAGTTTGGGCCCCGGCCCTTAGCTACGCCGACGACCGGTTCTGGCTCGTGTATTCGGATGTCAAATGTCACTCGGGTCCATTCAAAGATGTCCGCAATTACTTAATCACGGCGGAACGCGTCGAGGGACCTTGGTCCGACCCGGTCTATCTCAATAGGAGCGGGTTTGATCCATCACTCTTTCACGATACGGATGGCCGCAAATGGCTCGTGAGCCAGGTCTGGCGCACGAGCACGACAATAGCCGCGTTTGCGGGGATCGCGCTTCAGAGCTACTCATTCGAGGAAAAACGCCTGATGGGTGAACCGGCGAATATATTCGCGGGAACGGCGAGGGGCCTGACCGAAGGGCCTCATCTCTACAAGCGTGACGGCTATTATTATCTGGTGACCGCCGAGGGAGGCACGGAATGGAATCATGCGGTATCGCTGGCGCGCTCACGCACGATCGACGGGCCCTATGAGTCGTCGCCCCATAATCCCCTGCTCACTTCTTCGGGGAATCCCGGCCTGCGGCTCAAGAAGGCGGGGCACGGTTCCTTGGTCCAATCACCGGAGGGAGAGTGGTATCTTGCACACCTGTGTTCCCGTCACAATTCCCGCCCTCGCTGCATCCTTGGCCGGGAGACCGCCATCCAGAACATCGTTTGGGCGAAGGGAGAATGGCCCCGGCTGGCCACCGGCGGCCATGAGCCGGCGGATTCATTCCAAGCGCCGGTGGATACGGTCGAGCAATATTTGCCCGCCTTTGACGACCATTTCGAAAACGCGACTCTGAATCTACAATGGAATACGCTGCGGGAGCCGTCGACGTCGGATTGGCTCAGCCTGACGGAAAAACCGGGGTATCTTCGATTGCGCGGAAGATGCTCCCTGCAGTCCCTCTTCGACCAAAGCCTGGTCGGCTTCAGACTGCATCACCCGCGTTGCCGAGTAGCCGCGGGATTTGAATTTTCTCCCCGCTCCTTTCAGCAGAGCGCGGGATTGGCGATGTATTACAACACATCGAACTTCTATTATGCGCATGTGACGGCCGACGAAACCGGCAAACCGATTCTTCGCATTCTTAGTTCGGACAATCGGCGGTGCAGCGAAGTATACTCTGAAGCGCTGCCGCCTGCGTTCCCGGGGGTCGTCGAAATCGGCGCGATCCTCGACCATGAGCATTTGAGATTTCTCATGACGCTGCCGGGCGGCGCCCAACGCACCTTGGGTCCGGATCTGGACGCGACGATACTGTCCGACGACTATCCCAACGAGGGCGGGGTTGGGCTCGCCTTTACCGGGGTGTTTGCGGCCCTCTGTGCCCAGGATTCGAGCGCCTTCAATTTACCCGCGGACTTCGACTGGTTTCGTTATCGGGCCCTGACGGATGCCAGGGTGACCGACTCAATTGCCATTGAAAGCTCGACGTCCGCATGA
- a CDS encoding amidohydrolase family protein — MERIDSHQHFWIYNTEQYGWITPEKSALRRDFLPADLQPLLATTGFDGSIAVQARQCIEETDWLLEISKQHNFVKGVVGWVDLRADDLEKQLGKYARETKLVGVRHVVHDEPDDRFILRPKFRRGIALLGQFNLTYDLLLFPRHLPAAIRLAEEFPKQRFILDHIAKPAIGSREQPVWQQGIEMLADLTNVSCKVSGMVTEARRSKWRREDFYPYLDVVTEAFGPDRLMIGSDWPVCTLAGSYAGVMDVVTSYVERLPAKAREGVLGGNCARIYRLGGGRRP, encoded by the coding sequence ATGGAGCGCATTGATTCCCATCAGCATTTCTGGATCTACAATACCGAGCAATACGGGTGGATCACGCCCGAGAAGTCGGCTTTGCGCCGGGATTTCCTGCCGGCGGATCTGCAGCCTTTGCTCGCGACGACCGGATTTGACGGCAGCATTGCCGTCCAGGCCCGGCAATGTATCGAGGAAACCGACTGGCTGTTGGAAATTTCCAAGCAACACAATTTCGTCAAGGGCGTGGTCGGCTGGGTCGATCTGCGGGCGGACGACCTCGAAAAACAACTCGGGAAATATGCCCGGGAAACGAAGCTGGTGGGGGTCCGGCATGTCGTGCACGACGAACCCGACGACAGGTTCATCCTGCGACCGAAGTTTCGCCGGGGAATTGCGCTGCTGGGGCAGTTTAATCTGACTTACGACCTGTTGTTGTTTCCCAGGCATCTGCCTGCGGCCATACGACTGGCCGAGGAATTTCCCAAGCAGAGGTTCATCCTCGACCATATTGCCAAACCGGCAATCGGCAGCCGGGAGCAGCCGGTGTGGCAGCAAGGAATCGAAATGCTCGCGGATCTGACCAACGTGTCGTGCAAGGTTTCCGGGATGGTCACAGAGGCACGGCGGAGCAAATGGCGGCGGGAGGATTTCTATCCTTACCTGGATGTTGTCACCGAAGCCTTCGGTCCGGATCGTCTGATGATCGGATCCGATTGGCCGGTTTGCACGCTGGCGGGTTCCTATGCCGGGGTGATGGATGTTGTCACGAGCTACGTGGAAAGGTTGCCGGCAAAGGCAAGGGAAGGCGTGCTCGGAGGAAACTGTGCCCGGATCTATCGGCTCGGGGGAGGGCGGCGCCCATGA
- a CDS encoding alcohol dehydrogenase catalytic domain-containing protein, with protein MNPDMAAAVFYGAGDIRLETRRRPALAPGMVLVRVCRAGICGSDIHYYGHGRCGGFVPNGPFVLGHELSGEIGAVADGVEGLAPGTRVTVNPARACGGCEYCTGGRRNLCPHTVMLGSASTTPPTDGAFAAFVAVRADQCHPLPETMSDGVGAMIEPFAVALEAVKKAGTVSGRRVLVTGGGPIGLLVAMTARMFGAAPVALSDVVEARRRRAAGLADLALDPAAPGLRGLVRDLTGDGFDVVFEASGSAAALRQAFDLVRPGGTIVQIGTLMAEEVPLPANRIMSREIKLVGSFRYGDIYEEAIRLAERGRIDLEPLVTSVLPLANIDRAFQQAMAKDDGVKVQLSMS; from the coding sequence ATGAACCCGGACATGGCAGCGGCGGTATTTTACGGGGCCGGGGACATTCGCTTGGAGACGCGCCGGCGCCCGGCCTTGGCGCCTGGCATGGTGCTGGTGCGGGTGTGTCGCGCCGGGATCTGCGGCTCGGACATTCATTATTACGGCCATGGACGTTGCGGCGGGTTTGTGCCGAACGGTCCTTTTGTGCTGGGACATGAATTGAGCGGCGAGATAGGCGCGGTAGCCGATGGGGTCGAGGGCTTGGCTCCGGGCACGCGGGTGACTGTCAATCCGGCGCGGGCCTGCGGAGGGTGTGAATATTGCACGGGCGGCCGGAGAAACCTGTGCCCACACACCGTCATGCTGGGCAGCGCGAGCACCACCCCGCCGACGGACGGGGCCTTCGCCGCCTTTGTCGCGGTGCGGGCTGACCAGTGTCATCCGCTCCCGGAGACGATGAGTGATGGCGTGGGTGCGATGATCGAGCCTTTTGCGGTCGCCCTCGAGGCGGTGAAAAAAGCGGGGACGGTTTCGGGGCGCCGGGTCCTGGTGACAGGTGGCGGACCGATCGGTCTGCTCGTCGCCATGACCGCCCGCATGTTCGGAGCCGCACCAGTGGCCCTGAGCGACGTGGTGGAGGCGAGACGGCGGCGGGCCGCCGGGTTGGCGGATCTGGCCCTGGATCCAGCGGCTCCCGGGTTACGAGGCCTGGTGCGGGACCTGACCGGAGATGGATTTGACGTGGTGTTCGAAGCCTCCGGTTCGGCGGCGGCGCTGCGGCAGGCCTTCGACCTGGTTCGCCCGGGCGGTACCATCGTGCAGATCGGCACGCTCATGGCGGAGGAGGTTCCGCTGCCGGCGAACCGGATCATGAGCCGCGAGATAAAGTTGGTCGGGTCGTTCCGCTACGGTGACATTTATGAAGAGGCGATCCGTTTGGCGGAGCGGGGTCGCATCGACCTCGAACCCCTGGTCACCAGCGTCCTGCCCTTGGCCAACATTGACCGGGCCTTTCAGCAGGCCATGGCAAAGGACGACGGCGTCAAGGTCCAGCTCAGCATGTCCTGA